The genomic region CCGCACTCGATGGTAGCTTTGAATATGGCCTTATCTCCCGGTGGGCCTGTAATTTATGTTGGCCGTGATGTGTCGCCGGAATTGCCCATACACGTGGTCCATGTGGTTGTCTCAGGGGCTTCTGGTGTAATGAGCCAACCCAGAACCTTGTTGGTAGCTGGAGAGGGTTCCGGTGTGGTTTTCCTGGAGAGTTATATTGGTGGAGGTCTCCAGCCTCACATGGTGAATGCTTTAACGCAGGTGAGAGTCATGAAAGGGGCCACGGTGCGCCACTATAAGCATCAGGGGGAGGGATCAAACGGCTTTCATCTGGCAACAAATCTTGTGCGCCTTGACTCGGAGAGCACCTATGGTGGGTGTGTTTTGTCCAATGGCGGCGGTATAAGTAGGAATGAGGCCCGTGTTCGGTTGGAAGGGCAAAGAGGCGATTGTACCCTGGATGGTATTTATCTTGGTCGTGGTCAGCAGCACATGGATAATTGGACCGGTGTGGATCACGTGGCCCCCTATGGGGAGACCCGTGAGATGTACAANGGTGTCTTGGATGAAAAGGCTGAGGGAGCGTTTCAGGGGAAGATACGCATCTGGCCGGAGGCGATTGCCAGTGCCGCCCAGCAGCTTAATAAAAATTTGCTACTTTCGGATGATGCCCGAGTATTCAGTAAACCCGAGCTAGAAATACTTAATGATGATGTTAAATGTGGACACGGGTCGACTATCGGAGACCTAGATCAGGAATGCTTATTTTATCTCCGTTCTCGCGGTATTGACGAATTGGTTGCGCGTAAATTATTGGTAGAGGC from Rhodospirillaceae bacterium harbors:
- the sufD gene encoding Fe-S cluster assembly protein SufD; translation: MLTAKIHNDFYSEYFGNVKSDLPGAKLQWLARARTEAIERFLECGYPTVNVEEWKHTNLLKQGDFFPVMGGPSVNEVRERDIEDLLLDSIPSHRMVFVNGFFCQRLSDVGALPAGLRLTTAGEMLVEQPELLEEHWSQPWGFLEHRLSGLKDPKPHSMVALNMALSPGGPVIYVGRDVSPELPIHVVHVVVSGASGVMSQPRTLLVAGEGSGVVFLESYIGGGLQPHMVNALTQVRVMKGATVRHYKHQGEGSNGFHLATNLVRLDSESTYGGCVLSNGGGISRNEARVRLEGQRGDCTLDGIYLGRGQQHMDNWTGVDHVAPYGETREMYXGVLDEKAEGAFQGKIRIWPEAIASAAQQLNKNLLLSDDARVFSKPELEILNDDVKCGHGSTIGDLDQECLFYLRSRGIDELVARKLLVEAFVGEVIDRSPDVPIREHFRKLFYQWFSQVS